The following are encoded in a window of Hippoglossus stenolepis isolate QCI-W04-F060 chromosome 10, HSTE1.2, whole genome shotgun sequence genomic DNA:
- the LOC118116993 gene encoding cytochrome P450 1B1: protein MALDSEFGVKGSSIIREWSGQVQPALVASLVFLFCLEACLWVRNLRHKRRLPGPFAWPVVGNAMQLGQMPHITFARLAKKYGNVYQIRLGCSDIVVLNGDRAIRQALIEHSTEFAGRPNFVSFQMVSGGRSVTFTTYSKQWKAHRKIAESSLRAFSSANSQTKKAFEQHITFEAMELVQVFLRHSTDAQYFDPAHEFTVSAANIMCALCFGKRYGHDDLEFRTLLKNVNKFGETVGAGSLVDVMPWLQSFPNPVRSVYENFKNLNEEFFAFVKDKVVQHRESFSPDVTRDMSDAIINVIEHGKDSGLSKEFVEATVTDIIGAGQDTTSTVMQWIVLLLVKYPDMQTKLHELIDKAVGPDRLPTIEDRSSLAYLDAFIYETMRFTSFVPVTIPHSTTSDVTIEGLHIPKDTVVFINQWSVNHDPLKWKDPHIFDPMRFLNENGALDKDITNGVMIFSTGKRRCIGNQIAKVEAFLLTAVLLHQCSLESDPSQPLSLDCSYGLTLKPLRFCVSAKLRGKLLGLVSPA, encoded by the coding sequence atggCTCTGGACTCTGAGTTTGGTGTGAAGGGCAGCAGCATCATTAGGGAATGGAGTGGACAGGTCCAGCCGGCTCTGGTCGCCTCCTTAgttttcctcttctgtctggaAGCCTGTCTGTGGGTCAGGAACCTCAGGCACAAGAGACGACTGCCGGGACCCTTCGCCTGGCCCGTGGTGGGCAACGCCATGCAGCTGGGCCAGATGCCGCACATCACCTTCGCCAGGCTGGCCAAAAAATACGGCAACGTGTATCAGATACGACTCGGCTGCAGCGACATTGTGGTTCTAAATGGAGACAGGGCGATCCGTCAGGCTCTGATAGAGCACAGCACAGAGTTCGCAGGCAGACCCAACTTTGTCTCTTTCCAGATGGTCTCTGGAGGCAGGAGTGTAACATTCACTACTTACAGCAAACAGTGGAAAGCACACAGGAAAATTGCCGAGTCAAGCCTCAGAGCCTTTTCCTCTGCAAATAGTCAGACCAAGAAAGCTTTTGAACAGCATATTACATTTGAGGCCATGGAGCTGGTGCAGGTATTTTTGCGGCACAGCACTGACGCACAGTATTTTGACCCTGCTCATGAATTTACAGTATCTGCTGCCAATATCATGTGCGCGCTCTGCTTTGGGAAGCGATACGGACATGATGACTTAGAGTTCAGGACCCTGTTGAAAAACGTTAACAAGTTTGGAGAGACAGTCGGGGCAGGAAGCCTGGTCGATGTCATGCCCTGGCTCCAGTCCTTCCCTAACCCGGTCCGCAGCGTCTATGAAAACTTCAAAAACCTCAACGAGGAGTTTTTCGCCTTTGTGAAAGATAAAGTGGTGCAGCACAGAGAGTCCTTCAGCCCTGATGTGACCCGGGACATGAGTGACGCCATCATCAACGTGATCGAGCATGGAAAAGACAGTGGACTGTCTAAAGAGTTCGTCGAAGCGACAGTAACAGATATCATTGGAGCAGGTCAAGACACAACATCAACTGTCATGCAGTGGATCGTGCTGCTCCTCGTCAAATACCCAGATATGCAAACCAAGCTCCACGAGCTCATAGACAAAGCGGTGGGCCCAGACAGACTGCCAACAATTGAGGACAGGAGCAGCCTGGCATACCTGGACGCCTTCATCTATGAGACCATGCGCTTCACCAGCTTCGTCCCCGTCACCATCCCACACTCCACAACCTCAGACGTCACGATTGAAGGTCTCCACATCCCGAAAGACACGGTTGTATTCATCAATCAGTGGTCCGTCAACCACGACCCCCTGAAGTGGAAGGACCCGCACATCTTTGACCCCATGCGTTTCCTTAACGAAAACGGGGCCCTCGACAAAGACATCACAAACGGCGTGATGATCTTTTCAACGGGTAAAAGACGCTGCATCGGCAACCAGATCGCCAAGGTGGAGGCGTTTTTATTAACAGCAGTGCTGCTGCACCAGTGCAGCCTTGAGAGCGACCCCTCTCAGCCCCTCTCTCTTGACTGCTCCTACGGGCTCACGCTGAAGCCCCTCCGATTCTGTGTCAGCGCCAAGCTCAGGGGGAAGCTGCTCGGCTTAGTTTCCCCAGCATGA